In a single window of the Labrus mixtus chromosome 20, fLabMix1.1, whole genome shotgun sequence genome:
- the LOC132995432 gene encoding ADP-ribosylation factor-binding protein GGA3-like isoform X1 produces the protein MAYQEGESLESWLNKATHPTNRQEDWEYIIGFCDQINKELEGPQIAVPLLVHKIHSPQEWEALQALTVRHSQTGSFFSSTEANTLDSSSWFCVQVLEACMKNCGRRFHNEVGKYRFLNELIKVVSPKYMGDSAPEKVKLKIVEMLYSWTVAFPNEVKIGEAYQTLRRQGLVTTDPELPLDRTLIPSPPTRPRHPVFDNEDMGKLLAELLRSKNPEDLQEANRLIKNMVKEDEARVQKVTKRIHTLEEVNINVKLLTEMLTHYNKDSSTESDREIIKELYERCDKLRRSAFKMATESEDNDANLGDILQASDDLSRVINSYKKIVEGQPINGDREEPASTAGQSESDTTDTLIDLAGLDTPSPPQPVPPPSFSIPIPISINLTDSPIPVLPPPPKHLLGSIGSQNNSPSHPPLDKAFTALSLLDDELLSLGLNDPPTSTSSQSKPTLNELSNQWTSLQAPASGVDFFGSVTSCSGPAVPPPPEPAAATHSLQNLQDLAMLGFSDHKSLSSHMMTRGSSFGSPAAVPPLLPVQGCPSSPSLLQGVMPGSPAMSFTKAQSLSSAPGSPLFRSLSPCHPPLQGSPARAIDVSLSGVHVPLEAIRPSKVLPVTAYDKDGVRMLLNFASDCPPGRPDVLVMVVSMLNTAPQPVHNVVLQAAVPKAMKVKLQPPSGTELAPFNPILPPASITQIMFLANPTKEKVRLRYKLDFTLGERPCNEVGEVDQFPPQEMWGHL, from the exons ATGGCGTACCAGGAAGGGGAGTCGCTTGAATCCTGGCTCA ATAAAGCCACCCATCCAACAAACCGACAGGAGGACTGGGAGTACATCATAGGCTTCTGTGATCAGATCAACAAGGAACTGGAAGG tccTCAGATAGCTGTCCCGCTGCTCGTCCATAAAATCCACTCCCCGCAGGAATGGGAAGCACTGCAGGCTCTGACAGTAAGACATTCTCAGACAGGAAGCTTCTTCTCATCCACTGAAGCAAACACTTTGGATTCATCGTCATGGTTTTGTGTGCAGGTGTTGGAGGCGTGCATGAAGAACTGCGGGAGAAGGTTTCATAACGAAGTCGGGAAATACAGGTTTTTGAACGAGCTGATCAAAGTTGTGTCTCCAAAG TACATGGGCGACAGCGCACCTGAGAAGGTGAAGTTGAAGATCGTGGAGATGTTGTACAGCTGGACTGTTGCTTTTCCAAACGAAGTAAAGATCGGTGAAGCCTACCAGACGCTGAGGAGGCAGG GCCTCGTTACGACGGACCCCGAGTTACCGCTGGACAGGACGCTGATTCCTTCTCCTCCAACCCGACCCAGACACCCGGTGTTTGACAACGAGGACATGGGCAAG cTGCTTGCTGAGCTCCTGCGAAGTAAGAATCCAGAGGATCTCCAGGAAGCCAACAGATTAATCAAGAACATGGTGAAAGAG gatgAGGCTCGAGTGCAGAAGGTAACAAAGCGAATACACACACTGGAGGAGGTGAACATCAACGTGAAGCTGCTGACGGAGATGCTGACCCACTACAATAAAGACAGCTCCACAGAATCAGACAGGGAGATCATTAAG gaACTCTACGAGCGCTGTGACAAGCTGAGGCGTTCTGCTTTCAAGATGGCCACAGAGTCCGAGGACAATGATGCTAATTTAG GTGACATCCTGCAGGCCAGCGATGATCTCTCCAGAGTCATCAACTCTTACAAGAAGATAGTGGAAGGGCAGCCGATCAATGGTGACAGGGAAGAGCCTGCGTCTACAGCTGGTCAGAGTGAAAGTG ACACCACAGACACGCTGATCGACCTCGCCGGCCTCGACACTCCGAGCCCTCCCCAGCCtgtccctcctccctctttctcgaTCCCCATCCCCATCTCCATCAATCTCACAGACTCCCCCATCCCggtcctcccccctcctcccaaacACCTGCTCGGCTCCATCGGCAGCCAGAACAACAGCCCGAGCCACCCGCCGCTCGACAAGGCCTTcactgctctgtctctgctggaTGATGAGCTGCTGTCTTTAG GACTGAACGACCCCCCTACCTCTACCAGCAGCCAGTCAAAGCCTACGTTGAACGAGCTGTCCAATCAGTGGACTTCCCTGCAG GCTCCGGCTTCAGGTGTGGATTTCTTTGGGAGTGTTACATCATGTTCAGGTCCAGCGGTGCCCCCGCCGCCTGAACCAGCTGCTGCCACACACAGTCTCCAGAACCTGCAGGACCTGGCCATGCTGGGCTTTTCAGATCACAAGAG TTTGTCCAGCCACATGATGACCAGAGGAAGCAGCTTCGGATCACCTGCAGCagtgccccccctcctccctgtgcagggctgtccctcctcaccctctctcctgCAGGGTGTAATGCCTGGCTCTCCCGCTATGTCGTTCACAAAGGCTCAGAGCCTGAGTTCAGCCCCGGGCAGCCCGCTGTTCCGCTCTCTGTCCCCCTGCCATCCTCCCCTCCAGGGCAGCCCGGCCAGAGCCATTGACGTCTCTCTGAGCGGCGTGCACGTCCCTCTGGAGGCCATCAGACCCA GTAAAGTGCTGCCTGTGACGGCCTATGATAAGGACGGTGTTCGAATGCTCCTGAACTTCGCCTCTGACTGTCCCCCTGGCAGGCCTGACgtgttggtgatggtggtgtCCATGCTCAACACAGCTCCACAGCCTGTTCACAATGTGGTACTGCAGGCTGCCGTCCCAAAG GCGATGAAGGTGAAGCTGCAGCCTCCATCAGGAACAGAACTGGCTCCTTTTAACCCCATCCTCCCTCCAGCCTCCATCACACAGATCATGTTTCTGGCCAACCCTACAAAG GAGAAGGTTCGTCTGCGCTACAAGCTGGACTTCACACTCGGAGAGCGACCGTGCAACGAGGTCGGAGAGGTCGACCAGTTCCCCCCTCAGGAGATGTGGGGTCATCTATAG
- the LOC132995432 gene encoding ADP-ribosylation factor-binding protein GGA3-like isoform X2: MAYQEGESLESWLNKATHPTNRQEDWEYIIGFCDQINKELEGPQIAVPLLVHKIHSPQEWEALQALTVLEACMKNCGRRFHNEVGKYRFLNELIKVVSPKYMGDSAPEKVKLKIVEMLYSWTVAFPNEVKIGEAYQTLRRQGLVTTDPELPLDRTLIPSPPTRPRHPVFDNEDMGKLLAELLRSKNPEDLQEANRLIKNMVKEDEARVQKVTKRIHTLEEVNINVKLLTEMLTHYNKDSSTESDREIIKELYERCDKLRRSAFKMATESEDNDANLGDILQASDDLSRVINSYKKIVEGQPINGDREEPASTAGQSESDTTDTLIDLAGLDTPSPPQPVPPPSFSIPIPISINLTDSPIPVLPPPPKHLLGSIGSQNNSPSHPPLDKAFTALSLLDDELLSLGLNDPPTSTSSQSKPTLNELSNQWTSLQAPASGVDFFGSVTSCSGPAVPPPPEPAAATHSLQNLQDLAMLGFSDHKSLSSHMMTRGSSFGSPAAVPPLLPVQGCPSSPSLLQGVMPGSPAMSFTKAQSLSSAPGSPLFRSLSPCHPPLQGSPARAIDVSLSGVHVPLEAIRPSKVLPVTAYDKDGVRMLLNFASDCPPGRPDVLVMVVSMLNTAPQPVHNVVLQAAVPKAMKVKLQPPSGTELAPFNPILPPASITQIMFLANPTKEKVRLRYKLDFTLGERPCNEVGEVDQFPPQEMWGHL; this comes from the exons ATGGCGTACCAGGAAGGGGAGTCGCTTGAATCCTGGCTCA ATAAAGCCACCCATCCAACAAACCGACAGGAGGACTGGGAGTACATCATAGGCTTCTGTGATCAGATCAACAAGGAACTGGAAGG tccTCAGATAGCTGTCCCGCTGCTCGTCCATAAAATCCACTCCCCGCAGGAATGGGAAGCACTGCAGGCTCTGACA GTGTTGGAGGCGTGCATGAAGAACTGCGGGAGAAGGTTTCATAACGAAGTCGGGAAATACAGGTTTTTGAACGAGCTGATCAAAGTTGTGTCTCCAAAG TACATGGGCGACAGCGCACCTGAGAAGGTGAAGTTGAAGATCGTGGAGATGTTGTACAGCTGGACTGTTGCTTTTCCAAACGAAGTAAAGATCGGTGAAGCCTACCAGACGCTGAGGAGGCAGG GCCTCGTTACGACGGACCCCGAGTTACCGCTGGACAGGACGCTGATTCCTTCTCCTCCAACCCGACCCAGACACCCGGTGTTTGACAACGAGGACATGGGCAAG cTGCTTGCTGAGCTCCTGCGAAGTAAGAATCCAGAGGATCTCCAGGAAGCCAACAGATTAATCAAGAACATGGTGAAAGAG gatgAGGCTCGAGTGCAGAAGGTAACAAAGCGAATACACACACTGGAGGAGGTGAACATCAACGTGAAGCTGCTGACGGAGATGCTGACCCACTACAATAAAGACAGCTCCACAGAATCAGACAGGGAGATCATTAAG gaACTCTACGAGCGCTGTGACAAGCTGAGGCGTTCTGCTTTCAAGATGGCCACAGAGTCCGAGGACAATGATGCTAATTTAG GTGACATCCTGCAGGCCAGCGATGATCTCTCCAGAGTCATCAACTCTTACAAGAAGATAGTGGAAGGGCAGCCGATCAATGGTGACAGGGAAGAGCCTGCGTCTACAGCTGGTCAGAGTGAAAGTG ACACCACAGACACGCTGATCGACCTCGCCGGCCTCGACACTCCGAGCCCTCCCCAGCCtgtccctcctccctctttctcgaTCCCCATCCCCATCTCCATCAATCTCACAGACTCCCCCATCCCggtcctcccccctcctcccaaacACCTGCTCGGCTCCATCGGCAGCCAGAACAACAGCCCGAGCCACCCGCCGCTCGACAAGGCCTTcactgctctgtctctgctggaTGATGAGCTGCTGTCTTTAG GACTGAACGACCCCCCTACCTCTACCAGCAGCCAGTCAAAGCCTACGTTGAACGAGCTGTCCAATCAGTGGACTTCCCTGCAG GCTCCGGCTTCAGGTGTGGATTTCTTTGGGAGTGTTACATCATGTTCAGGTCCAGCGGTGCCCCCGCCGCCTGAACCAGCTGCTGCCACACACAGTCTCCAGAACCTGCAGGACCTGGCCATGCTGGGCTTTTCAGATCACAAGAG TTTGTCCAGCCACATGATGACCAGAGGAAGCAGCTTCGGATCACCTGCAGCagtgccccccctcctccctgtgcagggctgtccctcctcaccctctctcctgCAGGGTGTAATGCCTGGCTCTCCCGCTATGTCGTTCACAAAGGCTCAGAGCCTGAGTTCAGCCCCGGGCAGCCCGCTGTTCCGCTCTCTGTCCCCCTGCCATCCTCCCCTCCAGGGCAGCCCGGCCAGAGCCATTGACGTCTCTCTGAGCGGCGTGCACGTCCCTCTGGAGGCCATCAGACCCA GTAAAGTGCTGCCTGTGACGGCCTATGATAAGGACGGTGTTCGAATGCTCCTGAACTTCGCCTCTGACTGTCCCCCTGGCAGGCCTGACgtgttggtgatggtggtgtCCATGCTCAACACAGCTCCACAGCCTGTTCACAATGTGGTACTGCAGGCTGCCGTCCCAAAG GCGATGAAGGTGAAGCTGCAGCCTCCATCAGGAACAGAACTGGCTCCTTTTAACCCCATCCTCCCTCCAGCCTCCATCACACAGATCATGTTTCTGGCCAACCCTACAAAG GAGAAGGTTCGTCTGCGCTACAAGCTGGACTTCACACTCGGAGAGCGACCGTGCAACGAGGTCGGAGAGGTCGACCAGTTCCCCCCTCAGGAGATGTGGGGTCATCTATAG